A single Bacillus sp. (in: firmicutes) DNA region contains:
- a CDS encoding DsbA family protein, giving the protein MILNSSGTSNEQNKNSWKHLCMKKIEIYVFIDPLCPECWALEPLLKKLQIEYGDKLSIRHVLTGRLASLNISKKAPSEIAKVWEWTASRSGMSCDGDVWYEDPISKPITAFVAIKAAELQGKKASLRFLRKLQELLFLEKQNITKKEVLVSIAEMAGLDVREFTKDLLSDVACKAFQCDLKITREMEVDESPTLVFFNNEKIEEEGIKLAGSYPYEIYVQVLEEILQRKLIAQTPPPLEQFLAYFKFVATKEIAVVYNLTCQEVEKEMKKLLLKQTVERVPVKYGTFWRYLANDD; this is encoded by the coding sequence ATGATTCTGAACAGTTCGGGTACCAGCAATGAACAAAACAAAAATAGCTGGAAACACTTATGTATGAAAAAAATTGAAATATATGTGTTCATTGATCCTCTTTGCCCTGAATGCTGGGCATTAGAACCATTGCTTAAAAAACTACAAATTGAATATGGCGATAAATTAAGCATACGACATGTGTTAACTGGACGTTTAGCGTCTTTAAATATTTCGAAAAAAGCTCCTTCTGAAATCGCCAAAGTTTGGGAATGGACTGCAAGCAGATCGGGGATGTCCTGTGATGGTGATGTATGGTACGAAGATCCGATATCAAAGCCAATTACAGCCTTCGTTGCAATTAAAGCAGCTGAACTGCAAGGCAAAAAGGCAAGCTTACGTTTTCTAAGAAAGCTTCAGGAACTCCTTTTTCTTGAAAAACAAAACATCACAAAAAAAGAGGTACTAGTTAGTATAGCAGAAATGGCTGGCCTTGACGTTCGTGAATTCACTAAAGATTTACTTTCTGATGTAGCCTGCAAAGCGTTCCAATGCGACTTGAAAATCACAAGGGAAATGGAAGTTGATGAAAGCCCAACTCTCGTCTTTTTCAATAATGAAAAAATTGAAGAAGAAGGCATTAAGCTTGCCGGATCTTATCCATATGAAATATATGTGCAGGTTTTGGAAGAAATTTTACAAAGAAAACTCATTGCCCAGACGCCTCCGCCACTCGAACAATTTTTAGCCTATTTTAAATTTGTAGCTACGAAAGAAATTGCCGTTGTCTATAACTTAACTTGTCAAGAAGTTGAAAAAGAAATGAAGAAACTACTCCTAAAACAAACAGTGGAACGTGTCCCAGTAAAATATGGAACATTTTGGCGCTATTTAGCGAATGATGATTGA
- the pepF gene encoding oligoendopeptidase F encodes MTEQKKPKALPKRSEIATDDTWRLEDIFPSDDDWEKEFKAIKELIPSIKQYEGKLAESADTLYKALDTQYEISKRIGKLYTYAHMRYDEDTTNSCYQGLNDRAENLYTQAASSFAFIDPEILAMDENKIKSYVNEHKELKLYEHILDELNRSRPHVLSASEEAILAQASEVTGSASTTFGMLNNADLKFPTIQDENGEEVEITHGRFIRFLESSDRRVREEAFKAVYDTYGKFKNTFASTLSGNIKKDNFYARVRHYKTAREAALDGNNIPESVYDTLVETINEQLPLLHRYVALRKKVLGIEELHMYDLYTPLVKDVKMEIPYHEAKEIVKKSLAPMGEEYQKILQEAFDNRWIDVHENQGKRSGAYSSGTYGTNPYILLNWQDNVNNLFTLAHELGHSVHSYYTRNSQPYPYANYSIFVAEVASTCNEALLNDYMLKNENDKQKKLYILNHYLEGFRGTVFRQTMFAEFEHLIHEKAREGEALTAELLTKLYYDLNKKYFGDGIVVDEEIGLEWSRIPHFYYNYYVYQYATGFSAAAALSNQILEEGEPAVKRYVEFLKAGSSDYPIEVLKRAGVNMTSSEPIKEALKVFEQKLTEMEQLLNM; translated from the coding sequence ATGACAGAACAAAAAAAGCCGAAAGCATTGCCAAAACGAAGTGAAATAGCAACCGATGACACATGGCGCTTGGAAGATATTTTTCCATCTGATGATGATTGGGAAAAAGAGTTCAAAGCCATTAAGGAATTAATCCCCTCTATTAAACAATACGAAGGAAAGCTGGCAGAATCCGCTGATACGTTATATAAAGCATTGGATACACAATATGAAATTTCGAAAAGAATCGGCAAGCTATATACGTATGCCCATATGCGCTATGACGAAGATACAACGAACTCCTGCTACCAAGGGCTGAACGACCGCGCTGAAAATTTATATACGCAGGCAGCAAGCAGCTTCGCTTTTATCGATCCAGAAATTCTAGCAATGGATGAAAACAAAATTAAATCCTATGTAAATGAACATAAAGAACTTAAACTATATGAACATATTTTAGATGAGCTTAACCGCAGCCGTCCACATGTGTTATCTGCTAGTGAGGAGGCCATCCTCGCCCAAGCTTCAGAGGTAACTGGCAGTGCAAGCACGACGTTTGGAATGCTCAATAATGCCGACTTGAAGTTCCCAACGATTCAAGATGAAAATGGGGAAGAAGTCGAGATTACCCATGGCCGTTTTATTCGTTTTCTAGAAAGCTCAGACCGCCGTGTCCGTGAAGAGGCTTTTAAAGCCGTATACGATACATACGGTAAATTTAAAAATACGTTTGCCAGCACTTTAAGTGGCAACATAAAAAAGGATAATTTCTATGCTCGTGTCCGCCATTACAAAACTGCGCGCGAAGCAGCTTTAGACGGCAATAATATTCCAGAAAGCGTCTATGATACATTAGTTGAGACGATTAATGAACAGTTGCCATTATTGCATCGTTATGTAGCTTTAAGAAAAAAAGTGCTTGGTATTGAGGAGCTTCATATGTATGACCTTTATACACCACTTGTGAAGGATGTAAAAATGGAAATCCCATATCATGAAGCAAAGGAAATCGTCAAAAAAAGTTTAGCACCAATGGGTGAGGAATATCAAAAGATTTTACAAGAAGCCTTTGATAACCGCTGGATTGATGTTCATGAAAACCAAGGTAAAAGAAGCGGTGCTTATTCCTCTGGAACATATGGAACAAATCCATACATCCTATTGAATTGGCAAGACAATGTGAACAATTTGTTTACTTTAGCGCATGAACTAGGCCATTCGGTTCACAGCTACTATACAAGAAACTCGCAGCCTTATCCATATGCAAATTATTCAATTTTTGTCGCCGAGGTTGCATCTACGTGCAATGAAGCATTGCTAAATGATTATATGTTAAAAAATGAAAATGACAAACAGAAAAAGCTTTATATTTTAAATCATTACTTAGAAGGCTTTCGCGGCACAGTTTTCCGCCAAACAATGTTTGCCGAATTTGAGCATTTAATTCATGAAAAGGCACGAGAGGGAGAAGCATTAACCGCTGAATTATTGACAAAGTTGTATTATGATTTAAATAAAAAATACTTTGGTGATGGTATTGTTGTTGATGAGGAAATTGGCTTAGAATGGTCAAGAATTCCGCATTTTTATTACAATTATTATGTTTACCAGTATGCGACTGGTTTTAGTGCGGCTGCAGCTTTGTCAAATCAGATTTTAGAAGAAGGAGAGCCTGCTGTTAAACGTTATGTGGAATTTTTGAAAGCGGGAAGCTCCGATTACCCAATTGAGGTGTTAAAGCGGGCTGGAGTTAATATGACATCAAGTGAGCCAATTAAAGAGGCATTAAAAGTGTTTGAACAAAAATTAACGGAAATGGAACAACTATTAAACATGTAA
- the hcp gene encoding hydroxylamine reductase, producing MYCHQCMQVAPGGCTVVGVCGKDETIASLQDILIFGLKGIAAYRTHARQLGYIDEFVDRVTHEALYMTLTNSNFNVQEHIEMAMQVGQAAVRMMDVLDRAHVNRLGTPEPVRVSQNKIEGKAIVVTGHNLFALEELLKQTEGKGINVYTHSEMLPAHGYPQLKKYSHLKGNIGKAWYDQRRLFEEFPGAILATTNCVMPIKGSYADRMWTYEVTGLEGVAKITDDDFSPLIARALELPEANVESDETLVTGFHHETVIGLAPEVIQAVKDGKIKRFFVIAGCDAPGKGGDYYRELATSLPKETVILTTSCGKFRFNDVDYGVVPGTEIPRYIDLGQCNNSGSTVKIAMALADAFGCEVNELPVSIVLSWFEQKAVAILLGLFSLGIKDIRIGPKAPAFINEGVLDVLVNTFGLKLISNAKEDMEEMMMAVI from the coding sequence ATGTATTGTCATCAATGTATGCAAGTTGCACCTGGAGGCTGTACAGTAGTTGGAGTTTGTGGAAAGGATGAAACAATAGCAAGTTTGCAAGATATTTTGATTTTTGGTTTAAAAGGAATTGCAGCCTATCGTACCCATGCAAGACAATTAGGGTACATAGATGAATTTGTTGATCGGGTTACACATGAAGCATTATATATGACCTTAACAAATTCCAATTTTAATGTACAGGAACATATCGAGATGGCGATGCAGGTAGGTCAGGCAGCGGTAAGAATGATGGATGTGCTTGATAGGGCCCATGTTAATCGCTTGGGAACCCCAGAGCCTGTCCGTGTCTCGCAAAACAAAATTGAAGGGAAAGCAATCGTTGTAACAGGACATAATTTATTTGCTTTAGAAGAATTATTAAAGCAAACAGAAGGAAAAGGCATCAATGTTTATACACACTCCGAAATGCTGCCGGCCCATGGTTATCCACAGCTTAAGAAATACAGCCATCTAAAAGGAAATATAGGAAAAGCTTGGTATGACCAACGCCGCTTATTTGAGGAATTCCCTGGGGCAATTCTAGCAACTACAAACTGCGTCATGCCGATTAAAGGTAGTTATGCTGACCGAATGTGGACTTATGAAGTGACAGGCTTAGAAGGTGTTGCGAAAATTACAGATGATGATTTCAGTCCATTAATTGCAAGAGCATTAGAATTACCTGAAGCAAATGTCGAATCTGACGAAACATTAGTAACGGGCTTCCACCATGAGACAGTCATTGGCTTAGCGCCAGAAGTAATCCAAGCTGTAAAAGATGGTAAGATTAAACGATTTTTCGTCATAGCGGGCTGCGATGCTCCTGGTAAAGGTGGAGACTACTATCGTGAGCTTGCAACATCATTACCAAAAGAAACTGTAATTTTAACAACATCATGTGGAAAGTTCCGTTTTAACGACGTCGATTACGGGGTTGTTCCTGGAACCGAAATCCCGCGTTATATAGATTTAGGACAATGTAATAACTCAGGTTCAACAGTGAAAATTGCAATGGCATTAGCTGATGCTTTTGGTTGCGAAGTGAATGAACTTCCAGTTAGTATTGTTCTTTCTTGGTTTGAGCAAAAGGCTGTTGCGATTTTACTAGGGCTATTCAGCCTTGGAATTAAAGATATTCGCATTGGACCAAAAGCACCGGCATTTATTAACGAAGGTGTGCTAGATGTATTAGTGAATACATTTGGTTTAAAATTAATTAGCAATGCAAAGGAAGATATGGAAGAAATGATGATGGCAGTAATTTAA
- the cls gene encoding cardiolipin synthase, producing MKKRMQIVIFIIGLTLILVLTHNYWEGWLLGTFSIMISISALFIGFFIFLENRNPRGTIAWMVVLAVFPILGFIFYLLFGQSYRREKKRFEKKAWLDEQAFAKIEGNRQINENEFNQMRDHQKNLFRLAHRIGKSPISFYTETKVLTNGNETFAAILEVMKKANHHIHLEFYIVRDDVIGTEIKELLIEKVKAGVEVRFLYDAVGSWKLSKNYINELKAAGVQIEPFSPVRLPGLNNQINFRNHRKIIVVDGNIGFVGGLNIGDEYLGKNEYFGFWRDTHLYVRGEAVRSLQLIFLQDWYYTTETTLLTPMYLSPNLVEDDEFGGVQLLAGGPDNDWNVIKNVFFAMITSAKKSIWIESPYFIPDDDILSALRVAALSGIDVRVILPSKPDKKLVFYGSKSYYRELLEAGVKVYEYSNGFLHSKIIIVDQELASIGTSNMDMRSFHLNFEVNAFLYKTKSVERLVSDFLTDIDSSKEITIENHQNRPKLQRLYESAARLFSPLL from the coding sequence ATGAAAAAAAGGATGCAAATTGTAATCTTCATTATTGGTTTGACACTTATATTGGTACTTACCCATAATTATTGGGAAGGTTGGTTGCTCGGAACCTTTAGTATCATGATTTCAATTTCTGCCTTATTCATTGGTTTTTTTATTTTTTTAGAAAACCGTAATCCGCGTGGTACGATTGCCTGGATGGTTGTTTTAGCTGTTTTCCCAATTTTAGGCTTCATTTTTTATTTACTTTTTGGACAAAGCTATCGTAGAGAGAAAAAAAGATTTGAAAAAAAAGCATGGTTGGACGAACAAGCTTTTGCTAAAATTGAAGGAAATCGGCAAATCAATGAAAATGAATTTAATCAGATGAGGGACCATCAAAAAAACCTATTCCGATTGGCTCACCGTATCGGCAAAAGTCCGATTTCCTTCTATACAGAGACAAAGGTATTAACAAATGGAAATGAAACGTTTGCAGCGATTTTAGAGGTAATGAAAAAAGCAAATCATCATATCCATTTAGAGTTTTATATTGTACGTGATGATGTCATTGGTACTGAGATTAAAGAGCTATTAATTGAAAAAGTGAAGGCTGGCGTAGAAGTCCGTTTTTTATATGATGCGGTAGGCTCGTGGAAGCTTTCAAAAAATTATATTAATGAATTAAAAGCAGCCGGTGTACAAATAGAGCCCTTTTCACCAGTTCGACTTCCAGGCTTGAATAATCAAATTAATTTTCGTAATCATCGCAAGATTATTGTTGTTGATGGAAATATTGGTTTTGTCGGCGGATTGAATATTGGTGATGAATATCTGGGAAAAAATGAGTATTTCGGCTTTTGGCGTGATACCCATCTTTATGTAAGAGGCGAAGCAGTGAGAAGCCTACAGCTTATTTTTTTGCAAGATTGGTATTACACGACGGAGACGACGTTATTAACGCCGATGTATTTGTCCCCTAACCTTGTTGAGGACGATGAATTTGGCGGTGTACAATTATTAGCTGGCGGACCTGATAATGATTGGAATGTTATTAAAAATGTGTTTTTCGCAATGATTACATCAGCGAAAAAATCAATTTGGATTGAATCGCCGTATTTTATTCCTGACGATGATATATTGTCAGCTCTCAGAGTCGCAGCTTTATCTGGGATTGATGTAAGGGTTATCTTGCCGAGTAAACCAGATAAAAAACTTGTCTTTTATGGTTCTAAGTCCTATTACAGAGAACTATTAGAGGCGGGGGTCAAAGTATATGAATATAGTAATGGTTTTTTACATAGTAAAATTATCATTGTTGATCAAGAGCTTGCCTCAATAGGTACATCAAATATGGATATGAGAAGTTTTCATTTGAATTTTGAAGTGAATGCATTTTTATATAAAACAAAAAGTGTGGAGAGGCTTGTGAGCGATTTTCTTACTGATATCGACAGTTCAAAGGAGATTACTATTGAAAATCATCAAAATCGCCCTAAGCTTCAAAGGCTGTATGAATCTGCAGCCCGACTGTTTTCACCGCTATTATAA
- the mecA gene encoding adaptor protein MecA: protein MEIERINEHTVKFYVTYRDIEDRGFDREEIWYNRERSEELFWEMMDEVNNREDFAIEGPLWIQVQALEKGLEIVVTKAQLSMDGQKLELPIGLDKHIDLTVDDNIEALLDKTNNADEQYEDFPFTDDEYSDEAIRFLIGFHDFEDVITLSHSIDADGLFSSLYHFEDKYYLYIGFDEEKFEEEDEDDILCQILEFGYESRLSIHRIQEYGKEVIASNALEQIKQHFPLGR from the coding sequence ATGGAAATCGAAAGAATCAATGAGCATACAGTAAAGTTTTATGTAACATATCGTGACATCGAAGATCGTGGATTTGATCGTGAAGAAATCTGGTATAACCGTGAGCGCAGTGAAGAATTGTTTTGGGAAATGATGGATGAAGTTAACAATAGAGAAGACTTCGCAATAGAAGGACCATTATGGATTCAAGTTCAAGCACTAGAAAAAGGTTTGGAAATAGTAGTAACGAAAGCACAATTATCAATGGATGGTCAAAAGCTTGAATTGCCCATTGGGCTTGATAAGCATATTGATCTAACGGTTGACGATAATATTGAAGCTTTATTAGATAAAACGAATAATGCTGATGAGCAATATGAAGATTTTCCATTTACAGACGATGAATATAGCGACGAAGCCATCCGTTTTCTCATTGGGTTTCACGATTTTGAAGATGTCATCACATTAAGTCATAGTATTGATGCTGATGGCCTTTTTAGTAGCCTGTATCATTTCGAAGATAAATACTATTTATATATAGGATTTGATGAAGAAAAGTTTGAAGAGGAGGATGAAGACGATATTTTATGTCAAATTCTTGAATTTGGCTATGAGTCGCGATTGTCAATCCATCGCATTCAAGAATACGGCAAAGAAGTCATAGCAAGCAATGCACTTGAGCAAATTAAACAACATTTTCCACTTGGAAGATAA
- a CDS encoding TerC family protein, which yields MDFELLTQVLIIIGIDIVLGGDNAIVIALACRNLPVTRRNKAILLGTGLAIAVRVMLTILAVYLLMIPYLQLAGGLFLLFIAYNLLTDDGNDRTKIRGGTTLFQAVRTIVVADVVMGFDNVLAVAGAAGGNIYLVIIGLLISIPIIVWGSKIILKFMERFPVIIYIGAGILALTAGKMITHEERIQPFLNAFKYSHYILPIITIIIVLLAGAIKKTSTKNA from the coding sequence TTGGATTTTGAACTTCTTACTCAAGTATTAATTATCATAGGTATTGATATCGTACTTGGAGGGGACAATGCAATTGTCATTGCACTTGCCTGCCGGAACCTCCCTGTTACAAGACGAAATAAAGCCATCCTTCTAGGAACTGGATTAGCAATTGCCGTAAGAGTCATGCTTACAATTCTTGCCGTTTACTTATTAATGATTCCTTATTTACAGCTTGCCGGTGGATTATTTCTCCTATTTATCGCCTACAATTTACTTACTGATGATGGCAATGATAGAACCAAAATAAGAGGAGGAACGACCCTCTTCCAAGCAGTACGAACAATTGTTGTCGCTGACGTAGTAATGGGGTTCGATAATGTACTAGCTGTTGCTGGTGCTGCTGGCGGAAATATCTACTTAGTTATCATTGGGCTATTAATTTCTATTCCAATCATCGTTTGGGGAAGTAAAATTATTTTAAAATTCATGGAGCGCTTTCCAGTTATCATTTACATTGGTGCCGGAATCCTCGCCTTAACAGCAGGTAAGATGATTACTCATGAAGAACGAATTCAGCCCTTCTTAAACGCGTTTAAATATTCTCACTATATACTACCAATTATTACGATTATCATTGTCCTTTTAGCAGGTGCGATTAAAAAAACTTCTACGAAAAATGCGTAG
- the spxA gene encoding transcriptional regulator Spx: MVTLFTSPSCTSCRKAKAWLEEHEIPYKERNIFTEPLTIEETKQILRMTENGTDEIISTRSKIFQELNVDLETMPLQDLFKLISENPGLLRRPIMIDEKRLQVGYNEDEIRRFLPRRVRTFQLREAQRLVN, encoded by the coding sequence ATGGTTACATTATTTACATCACCAAGCTGTACATCATGCCGCAAAGCAAAGGCATGGTTGGAAGAACATGAAATCCCTTATAAGGAAAGGAATATTTTTACAGAGCCATTAACGATTGAAGAAACGAAGCAAATCTTGAGAATGACTGAGAATGGAACGGATGAAATTATTTCAACAAGGTCGAAAATCTTTCAAGAACTTAATGTCGATTTAGAAACAATGCCATTGCAAGATCTTTTTAAGCTTATTAGTGAAAATCCTGGTTTGTTAAGACGTCCAATTATGATTGATGAAAAACGTCTCCAAGTCGGTTATAACGAAGATGAAATCCGTCGCTTTTTACCAAGAAGGGTGCGTACATTTCAATTACGTGAAGCACAGCGTTTAGTAAATTAG
- a CDS encoding putative glycoside hydrolase, giving the protein MRITYLLLLFLTFGIIFSNTTYAQEQKLSASFHAKKYTEVKQMELIGALPRFKYDTGLSFPYPDAVRGVYMTAHTAGGYKNYLDYYGGISKNLSGSGKNFAGIMNLMDTTDLNAVVIDMKDDWGNLTYLPEEGSAFTAIGKPYIKNPRELLELLEKKQVYPIARIVVFKDTVWAKQRPDLSFLDNGAVWKNGRKESFVNPFLKEVWDHNVQIAIEAAKLGFKEVQFDYVRFPEGFEKRDQVLAYSMGEYKAIEMDNVQKRVQAITDFVAYAREKLKPYDVKLSVDIFGYTATLPEAPGIGQNFSKIAENVDVISSMIYPSHWTSYFGIAKPDLQPYRLVSEYTKMENAKLNELKNRPISRPWLQDFTATYLGKGNYMHYGKAEVEAQIKALNENGIQEFLLWDAANTYTLGVDYTPLQK; this is encoded by the coding sequence ATGAGAATTACATACTTATTACTGTTATTTTTAACATTTGGAATTATATTTTCTAATACAACCTATGCACAAGAACAAAAGCTATCGGCAAGTTTTCATGCAAAGAAGTATACTGAAGTAAAGCAGATGGAATTGATTGGGGCGTTGCCAAGATTTAAATATGATACAGGTCTTTCATTTCCATATCCCGATGCTGTTAGAGGAGTTTATATGACAGCCCATACTGCAGGTGGGTACAAAAATTATCTGGACTATTATGGCGGCATTTCGAAAAACCTTTCTGGTTCCGGAAAAAATTTCGCAGGAATTATGAATTTAATGGACACTACTGATTTAAATGCGGTTGTCATCGATATGAAAGATGATTGGGGAAATCTTACTTACCTGCCTGAGGAAGGGTCAGCCTTCACAGCGATTGGCAAGCCTTATATTAAAAATCCTCGGGAGCTTTTAGAGCTTTTAGAAAAAAAACAGGTCTATCCAATCGCAAGAATTGTTGTTTTTAAAGATACAGTGTGGGCGAAGCAAAGGCCAGATCTTTCGTTTTTAGACAACGGTGCAGTATGGAAAAATGGTCGCAAAGAATCGTTTGTGAATCCATTCTTAAAAGAAGTTTGGGACCACAACGTGCAAATTGCGATTGAGGCAGCAAAATTAGGGTTTAAAGAGGTCCAATTTGATTATGTTCGCTTTCCCGAAGGATTTGAGAAACGGGATCAAGTACTAGCGTATAGCATGGGAGAATATAAAGCTATTGAAATGGATAATGTCCAGAAACGGGTGCAAGCTATAACCGATTTTGTTGCTTACGCCAGAGAAAAATTGAAACCTTATGATGTGAAGCTTTCTGTTGATATTTTCGGCTATACGGCAACTTTGCCTGAAGCCCCTGGGATTGGCCAAAACTTTTCGAAAATTGCTGAGAATGTTGATGTTATTTCTTCGATGATTTACCCAAGTCATTGGACTTCTTATTTTGGGATTGCTAAACCAGATTTACAGCCTTATCGCTTAGTGAGCGAATATACGAAAATGGAGAACGCGAAGCTAAACGAATTGAAAAATCGTCCGATTTCACGACCTTGGCTTCAAGATTTTACGGCGACTTATTTAGGAAAAGGCAATTATATGCACTATGGAAAAGCAGAGGTTGAGGCACAAATTAAAGCGTTAAATGAGAATGGGATACAAGAATTCTTATTATGGGATGCTGCCAATACTTATACACTTGGAGTTGATTATACTCCATTGCAAAAATAA
- a CDS encoding ATP-binding cassette domain-containing protein yields the protein MAEKKELLIEVKNLTKHFKVGKKQMLQAVNNVSFKIMKGEIVGLVGESGCGKSTTGRTIIRLYEATSGAVLYKGENVHEKKSKAQLKKLNRRMQMVFQDPYASLNPRMTVADLIAEGIDIHRLAKSRIERLDKVYHLLEIVGLHREHANRYPHEFSGGQRQRIGIARALAVDPEFIIADEAISALDVSIQAQIVNLMQQLQEVRQLTYLFIAHDLSMVKFISDRIGVMYLGSLVELSGSDELYENPLHPYTKALLSAIPVPDPRSERAKERIILEGVIPSPMDPPEGCHFHTRCPYVLSLCKLEGPKWNEASENHWVACHLY from the coding sequence ATGGCTGAGAAAAAAGAACTATTAATTGAGGTTAAAAATTTAACAAAGCATTTTAAAGTAGGAAAAAAGCAAATGCTGCAAGCAGTCAATAATGTTTCGTTTAAAATAATGAAAGGTGAGATAGTAGGACTAGTTGGTGAATCAGGCTGCGGCAAGTCGACAACAGGACGGACGATTATTCGCCTCTATGAAGCAACATCTGGTGCTGTCTTATATAAAGGGGAAAATGTTCACGAAAAAAAATCAAAAGCCCAACTAAAAAAATTAAATCGCAGAATGCAAATGGTTTTCCAAGACCCTTATGCATCATTAAATCCGCGCATGACAGTAGCAGATTTAATCGCAGAAGGCATTGACATCCATCGTCTAGCTAAAAGTCGTATAGAGCGACTTGATAAAGTATATCATCTTCTAGAAATAGTTGGTTTACATCGTGAACATGCTAACAGATATCCTCATGAGTTTTCAGGTGGGCAAAGACAACGTATTGGTATCGCACGGGCTTTGGCAGTCGACCCGGAATTTATTATTGCAGATGAAGCGATTTCAGCTTTAGATGTTTCAATTCAGGCGCAGATTGTAAATCTCATGCAGCAGCTTCAAGAAGTACGGCAATTGACTTATTTATTTATAGCTCACGATTTATCAATGGTTAAATTTATAAGCGACCGCATTGGTGTCATGTATTTAGGAAGCCTTGTTGAGCTTTCGGGAAGTGACGAGTTATATGAAAACCCGCTGCACCCTTATACAAAGGCATTGCTATCTGCAATTCCAGTGCCAGACCCTAGAAGTGAACGTGCAAAGGAAAGAATTATTTTGGAGGGAGTCATTCCAAGCCCTATGGATCCACCAGAGGGCTGTCACTTCCATACGCGTTGTCCATATGTATTATCCTTATGTAAGCTGGAAGGGCCAAAATGGAACGAAGCTAGTGAAAACCATTGGGTAGCATGCCATCTTTATTAA
- a CDS encoding ABC transporter ATP-binding protein produces the protein MNPILEVKNLHVSFHTCSGVVQAVRGVDFYLKKGETLAIVGESGSGKSVMSKAIMRLIPPSIATIEEGKIYYQGTNLLNYNERQMQAIRGGEISMIFQDPFSSLNPTMTIGKQIAEGLTKHEHLSKTEVKKRVIELLSLVGIPNPEIRQNEYPHQFSGGMRQRVVIAIALACKPKVLIADEPTTALDVTIQAQILDLMKDVQAKIRTAIIMITHDLGVVANIADRVLVVYAGKVVETGTVEEIFYEPKHPYTWGLLASMPKLSTKKGKLYSIAGTPPNLASPPLGCAFATRCPYTMAVCTKYMPEYTKYSETGLAACWLLDERAPKVASPLGAFGGAF, from the coding sequence TTGAATCCTATTTTAGAAGTAAAAAATCTTCATGTCTCTTTTCATACATGTTCTGGAGTGGTGCAGGCTGTTCGCGGTGTTGACTTTTATTTAAAAAAAGGAGAGACGCTTGCCATCGTCGGGGAATCCGGCTCAGGAAAGTCTGTAATGTCTAAAGCGATCATGCGCTTAATTCCACCTTCTATTGCTACGATTGAGGAGGGGAAGATTTACTATCAAGGAACAAACCTATTGAACTATAATGAAAGACAAATGCAGGCCATTCGTGGTGGGGAAATTTCAATGATTTTTCAAGACCCTTTTTCTTCGTTAAATCCCACAATGACAATAGGAAAACAAATTGCGGAGGGGCTCACGAAGCACGAGCATTTAAGTAAAACTGAGGTAAAAAAGAGGGTTATAGAGCTGTTAAGTCTTGTTGGAATTCCAAATCCAGAAATCCGCCAAAACGAATACCCCCATCAATTTTCAGGCGGGATGAGACAACGTGTTGTCATCGCAATCGCCTTAGCCTGTAAACCTAAAGTGTTAATTGCCGATGAGCCGACTACTGCATTAGATGTCACAATCCAAGCGCAGATTCTAGATTTAATGAAGGATGTTCAGGCAAAAATAAGGACAGCGATTATTATGATTACCCATGACCTTGGTGTTGTTGCCAATATCGCGGATCGGGTTCTTGTCGTCTATGCTGGGAAAGTCGTTGAAACAGGTACAGTTGAGGAAATTTTTTATGAGCCAAAACATCCATATACATGGGGTTTACTAGCGTCGATGCCAAAGCTTTCTACAAAAAAAGGGAAGCTTTATAGCATTGCCGGGACACCGCCAAATTTAGCTTCACCACCCCTTGGTTGTGCTTTTGCAACGCGTTGTCCTTACACGATGGCAGTTTGTACAAAATATATGCCAGAATATACAAAGTATTCGGAGACAGGTTTAGCCGCTTGTTGGCTTTTGGATGAAAGGGCTCCAAAGGTAGCCTCACCTTTAGGTGCATTTGGAGGTGCATTTTGA